In Portunus trituberculatus isolate SZX2019 chromosome 22, ASM1759143v1, whole genome shotgun sequence, one DNA window encodes the following:
- the LOC123507361 gene encoding targeting protein for Xklp2-like produces MAGKEFEFNAPTFVDFTKDDYDEVDESYFDVPQNTPRRKTQGQRDLKPAEDKEQPPTEQGKQEQMPSEKEQEQVEEQKPPTGQGEEPQPLTEAKEQENVPTEQTEQEKIATEQGERPTKQAEQEKMATEHEKMAIEQTKDEAIPTEQAEHEKMATEETKQEEMATEQAEEQEQMATEETEEQTEEVEAEQMAIEQEEQGEPEQMATEEEEKEEEPPAGAPKSVSKDKRRKSLKLEGAGVRQSPRLLAISKALRRSNARRQSSGDRQATTSTQASQVKKAQPQKRVVPKVSGVSITEEDKEELELVATFRQKITTNKKRKDGTAPNQPFKPTKPQEFNFATDRRLRKQEVEDSVPPPSRPAARSTHSGPTKPQEFTFATDKRIKSKESVKEETEAPMEFARSLRSSTLSLNKDPPGRRTPTIPKPFHLSESRKEQGEAAKRFASMTDLSCKNYIRTPEVFRKSKRNISTDDLEDRKKPRGPTMAVTPNLATSRRRRSLSLMTQEEREQQEFEEAQKHAFKARPVNRKALQTPPNGYRVPAKSQSRQSESLLEMKIDSPPRMLVSMLPYAGLPLQGKKMNTKVKPFSFDQRDQERMKKKEEKIKKVLEEEKSLSDFQARPMPLFEGNGVLARKPSTPTQVKPFALNVERRGSIKQEKFKQQLEIEAKKDAEQRRFQAQDDHVVRKNPFVPQKSNRPLTEISNVTLSTEVRAVERSKFEQQQKELEEEMLATKKMVEDDRAAEEEAELARLRQATVHKAQPMPKTKPMVLQPTSQIPTVPQSPDFATNSRLRSRTRADSTFNL; encoded by the exons ATGGCAGGGAAGGAGTTTGAGTTCAATGCTCCGACTTTTGTTGATTTTACTAAGGACGACTATGATGAAGTGGACGAGTCGTATTTTG ATGTACCACAGAATACTCCAAGACGTAAGACACAAGGACAGCGAGATTTGAAGCCTGCAGAAGATAAAGAACAGCCACCCACAGAAcagggaaaacaagaacaaatgccctcagaaaaagaacaagaacaggtagaagaacaaaaaccacccacaggacaaggagaagaacCACAACCACTCACAGaagcaaaagaacaagaaaacgtgCCCACGGAACagacagaacaagaaaaaatagccACAGAACAGGGAGAAAGGCCCACAAAACAggcagaacaagaaaaaatggcCACAGAACATGAAAAAATGGCCATAGAACAGACAAAAGATGAAGCAATACCCACAGAACAGGCAGAACATGAAAAAATGGCCACAGAAGagacaaaacaggaagaaatggCCACAGAACAGgcagaagagcaagaacaaatggcaacagaagaaacagaggaacaaactgaagaagtagaagcagaaCAAATGGCTAtagaacaggaagaacaaggagaaccaGAGCAGATGgccacagaggaagaggagaaggaagaagaaccaccTGCAGGAGCGCCCAAGTCTGTTTccaaggacaagaggaggaagagcttgAAGTTAGAAGGTGCAGGAGTGAGGCAGTCCCCACGTCTCCTGGCTATCTCCAAG GCCCTGCGCAGGAGTAACGCTCGCAGACAGTCCTCAGGAGACCGCcaggccaccaccagcacccagGCCAGCCAGGTCAAGAAGGCACAGCCACAGAAAAG GGTGGTTCCAAAGGTGTCTGGTGTCTCCATAactgaggaagacaaggaggagctTGAGTTGGTGGCCACATTTAGACAGAAAATCACCaccaacaagaagaggaaggatggcaCTGCTCCCAACCAACCATTCAAGCCCACAAAACCACAGGAATTCAATTTTGCAACCGACAGGAGACTGAGGAAACAAGAAGTGGAGGATTCAGTGCCGCCTCCATCTCGCCCTGCTGCTCGCTCCACCCACTCAGGCCCCACCAAGCCTCAAGAGTTTACTTTTGCCACTGACAAGCGGATTAAGAGCAAGGagagtgtgaaggaggagactGAGGCACCTATGGAGTTTGCCAGGTCCCTGCGCTCCAGTACCTTGTCCCTG AACAAGGACCCGCCAGGAAGAAGAACCCCCACCATCCCCAAGCCcttccacctctcagagtctcgcaaggagcagggggaggcagcCAAGAGGTTTGCATCAATGACAGACCTCAGCTGCAAGAACTACATCAGAACACCAGAAGTATTcaggaaaagcaagagaaacatCTCCACTG aCGACCTTGAGGACAGGAAGAAGCCACGAGGACCCACCATGGCCGTCACTCCCAACCTGGCCACCAGCAGACGCCGCCGCTCCCTCAGCCTTATGacacaggaggagagggagcagcaGGAGTTTGAGGAGGCACAGAA ACATGCATTCAAGGCAAGACCAGTGAACAGGAAGGCCCTGCAGACACCCCCGAATGGCTACCGTGTCCCTGCCAAGTCACAGAGCCGCCAATCAGAAAGTCTGCTGGAGATGAAGATAGACAGCCCCCCCAGAATGCTGGTCTCCATGCTGCCCTACGCTGGTTTGCCTCTGCAGGGGAAGAAGATGAACACAAAGGTTAAGCCGTTTAGTTTTGACCAGCGAGATCAGGagcgaatgaagaagaaagaggagaaaattaagaag gtactggaggaggagaagagtctGTCAGACTTCCAAGCCCGCCCCATGCCACTGTTTGAGGGTAACGGGGTGCTGGCTAGGAAGCCATCCACCCCAACACAGGTGAAGCCCTTTGCCCTGAATGTGGAGCGCCGAGGGTCCATCAAGCAGGAGAAATTCAAGCAGCAG CTGGAGATCGAGGCCAAGAAGGATGCAGAACAGCGAAGATTCCAAGCTCAAGACGATCATGTGGTGCGCAAGAATCCCTTTGTGCCTCAAAAATCCAACAGACCCCTCACTGAGATCTCCAATGTGACCCTGAGCACTGAAGTGAGAGCCGTGGAGCGCAGCAAGTTTgaacagcagcagaaggaactggaggaggagatgctggCTACGAAAAAGATG